The Sporolituus thermophilus DSM 23256 genome has a segment encoding these proteins:
- the mqnE gene encoding aminofutalosine synthase MqnE, producing MEELIAAAKEKVLRGDRLNFNEALALYRQDDLLLLGQLARTVKERKSGRYVYFNVNRHINLTNICVARCPLCAFGRGANHEQAYIMEKDEVEALVRQAATASPNLTEIHIVSALHPDKPFSYYLDIVRMVKGLLPHVHIKAFTAAEIVHFAKQAQTTVREVLTQLKQAGLDSLPGGGAEILDDEVRRVICPNKATTAEWIEVIKTAHRLGIPTNATMLYGHIETVEQRLRHLFTLREIQDETGGFQGFALFPFHPENTGLSHLRRVSAWEDLKMIALARLVLDNFDHIKGFWMMLTMPVAQLALAFGVDDLDGTVVEEKIIHAAGAKTAAGITKNAIIRLVRETGYVAVERDTFYRPLAVYDGGAA from the coding sequence ATGGAAGAACTTATTGCGGCCGCTAAGGAGAAGGTCCTGCGCGGCGACCGCCTGAACTTTAATGAGGCTTTGGCCTTATACCGGCAGGACGACCTCCTTTTATTGGGCCAGCTTGCCCGGACAGTTAAGGAGCGCAAATCCGGCCGTTATGTTTATTTTAACGTCAATCGCCATATAAATTTGACCAATATTTGCGTTGCCCGCTGTCCGCTCTGTGCGTTCGGTCGCGGCGCCAACCATGAACAGGCGTACATCATGGAAAAAGACGAGGTGGAAGCATTGGTGCGGCAGGCGGCCACCGCTTCGCCGAACCTGACGGAAATTCACATCGTCAGCGCCCTGCATCCGGACAAGCCCTTTAGTTATTATTTGGATATTGTCCGGATGGTGAAAGGGCTGTTACCCCACGTCCATATCAAAGCCTTTACGGCGGCGGAAATTGTCCATTTCGCGAAACAAGCGCAAACGACAGTGCGTGAGGTGCTGACTCAGCTCAAACAGGCCGGGCTGGATTCACTGCCTGGCGGTGGCGCGGAAATTCTTGATGATGAGGTGCGGCGCGTGATTTGTCCCAATAAGGCGACCACGGCTGAATGGATCGAAGTAATCAAGACCGCTCACCGTCTGGGGATTCCCACCAACGCCACCATGCTTTACGGCCATATTGAGACCGTAGAGCAGCGCCTGCGTCATCTTTTTACCCTGCGGGAAATCCAGGACGAGACCGGCGGCTTTCAGGGGTTTGCTCTATTTCCTTTTCATCCGGAAAACACCGGCCTGTCGCACTTGAGGCGGGTTTCAGCCTGGGAAGATCTGAAAATGATTGCGCTCGCGCGACTCGTCCTTGACAATTTCGACCATATTAAAGGGTTCTGGATGATGCTCACCATGCCGGTGGCCCAACTGGCGCTGGCTTTCGGGGTAGATGATTTGGACGGCACGGTCGTGGAAGAAAAAATCATCCATGCCGCCGGGGCGAAAACTGCCGCCGGTATTACCAAAAACGCCATCATTCGCCTGGTGCGTGAGACTGGTTATGTGGCAGTGGAGCGGGATACGTTCTACCGGCCGCTGGCCGTATACGACGGGGGGGCAGCATGA
- a CDS encoding ANTAR domain-containing response regulator, which yields MQPLRIVIADNESIIRMDLRELLEEAGHTVVGEAADGLKAVELVRKHRPDLVIMDIKMPEMDGISAAKIISNEKLAPVLLLTAYSQKEIVEKAKESGVLAYLVKPIKEANLFPAIEIALSRFQEFMELERELEEVKNSLETRKVLDRAKGILMDAYNLTESEAYRRIQQYSMSKRKSIREVAQAIVEAATRKR from the coding sequence ATGCAACCCTTGCGCATTGTCATTGCCGACAATGAATCCATTATTCGCATGGATTTGCGGGAATTGCTCGAAGAAGCCGGGCACACTGTCGTCGGGGAGGCGGCCGATGGCCTGAAAGCCGTGGAACTTGTGCGCAAACACCGTCCCGACCTGGTAATTATGGACATCAAGATGCCGGAAATGGACGGTATTTCGGCGGCCAAAATTATTTCCAACGAAAAACTTGCGCCGGTGCTGCTTCTTACCGCCTACAGCCAGAAAGAAATTGTCGAAAAAGCCAAAGAATCAGGCGTTCTTGCCTACTTAGTCAAGCCGATAAAGGAAGCCAATTTATTTCCGGCGATAGAGATTGCCCTATCCCGGTTTCAAGAATTTATGGAACTGGAACGGGAGCTGGAAGAGGTTAAAAACTCGCTCGAGACACGAAAGGTTCTTGACCGGGCTAAGGGTATTCTCATGGACGCTTACAATCTGACCGAAAGCGAGGCGTACCGCCGGATTCAGCAATACAGCATGAGTAAACGCAAGTCTATTCGCGAAGTGGCCCAAGCCATCGTGGAAGCGGCCACGCGCAAACGCTAA
- the groL gene encoding chaperonin GroEL (60 kDa chaperone family; promotes refolding of misfolded polypeptides especially under stressful conditions; forms two stacked rings of heptamers to form a barrel-shaped 14mer; ends can be capped by GroES; misfolded proteins enter the barrel where they are refolded when GroES binds), translated as MAKQMLFDEEARRALEKGVNALANAVKVTLGPKGRNVVLDKKFGAPTITNDGVTIARDIELEDPFENMGAQLVKEVATKTNDVAGDGTTTATLLAQAMIREGMRNVAAGANPMILKKGIEKAVNALVEEIKKTAVKVESKEAIAQVASISAADEEIGKLIAEAMEKVGKDGVITVEESKTMGTDLEVVEGMQFDRGYISPYMITDADKMEAVLNDPYILITDRKIGAVADLLPTLEKVVQSGKELLIIAEDVEGEALATLVVNKLRGTFRAVAVKAPGFGDRRKAMLEDIAILTGGTVISEELGRKLDSVQLSDLGRARQVRVSKEETTIVDGHGSAEEIKKRVNQIKAQIEETTSDFDREKLQERLAKLAGGVAVIHVGAATEVELKEKKHRIEDALNATRAAVEEGIVPGGGTTFIDIQHVLDNIQATGDEKTGVEIVKRAIEEPVRQIANNAGLEGSVVVQNVKKAGKGIGFNALTEEYVDMIKAGIVDPAKVTRSALQNAASIAAMVLTTECLVADKPEKENPANPAAGMGGMGGMM; from the coding sequence ATGGCAAAGCAAATGCTGTTTGACGAAGAAGCACGTCGTGCGCTTGAGAAAGGCGTAAACGCTCTGGCTAACGCCGTGAAAGTGACGCTCGGACCCAAAGGCCGCAACGTTGTTCTTGATAAAAAATTCGGCGCCCCGACGATCACTAATGACGGTGTGACGATTGCCCGTGACATTGAACTGGAAGATCCCTTTGAAAACATGGGCGCCCAACTGGTGAAAGAAGTTGCCACCAAGACCAACGACGTAGCCGGTGACGGCACTACTACCGCTACGCTGCTGGCGCAAGCGATGATTCGTGAAGGCATGCGCAACGTGGCTGCCGGCGCCAATCCGATGATCCTCAAGAAGGGCATCGAAAAGGCCGTTAACGCCCTGGTTGAGGAAATTAAGAAGACCGCTGTAAAAGTGGAAAGCAAAGAAGCCATTGCTCAAGTTGCTTCGATTTCGGCTGCTGACGAAGAAATCGGCAAGCTCATTGCCGAAGCCATGGAAAAAGTGGGCAAAGACGGTGTCATCACTGTTGAAGAGTCCAAAACCATGGGCACCGACCTCGAAGTTGTGGAAGGCATGCAGTTCGACCGTGGCTACATCTCTCCGTACATGATTACCGACGCTGACAAGATGGAAGCCGTCCTGAACGATCCGTACATCCTCATCACTGACCGGAAGATCGGCGCTGTTGCCGACCTGCTGCCCACTCTCGAAAAAGTGGTTCAGTCTGGCAAAGAACTGCTCATCATTGCCGAAGATGTTGAAGGCGAAGCGCTGGCTACGCTCGTTGTCAACAAACTGCGCGGCACCTTCCGGGCTGTTGCCGTTAAAGCTCCCGGCTTCGGTGATCGCCGCAAAGCCATGCTCGAAGACATCGCTATCCTTACCGGCGGTACCGTCATCAGCGAAGAGCTGGGCCGCAAGCTGGACAGCGTGCAGCTTAGCGACCTTGGCCGCGCTCGTCAGGTTCGCGTATCCAAAGAAGAAACCACGATCGTTGACGGTCATGGTTCTGCCGAAGAAATCAAAAAGCGTGTCAACCAGATCAAGGCTCAAATCGAAGAAACCACTTCTGACTTTGACCGTGAAAAGCTGCAAGAGCGTCTTGCCAAACTGGCCGGCGGCGTAGCCGTTATCCATGTTGGCGCTGCTACCGAAGTAGAGCTCAAAGAGAAAAAGCATCGCATCGAAGACGCTCTCAACGCAACCCGCGCAGCGGTGGAAGAAGGTATTGTTCCCGGCGGCGGCACTACCTTCATCGACATTCAGCATGTCCTGGACAACATCCAAGCTACGGGCGACGAAAAGACCGGTGTCGAAATCGTCAAGCGCGCCATCGAGGAACCGGTTCGTCAAATCGCCAACAACGCTGGCCTGGAAGGCTCCGTTGTGGTTCAAAATGTTAAGAAAGCCGGCAAGGGTATTGGTTTCAACGCCTTGACCGAAGAATATGTCGACATGATTAAAGCCGGTATCGTCGACCCGGCGAAAGTTACCCGTTCCGCTCTCCAAAATGCTGCCAGCATCGCGGCCATGGTGCTTACCACTGAGTGCCTGGTTGCCGACAAGCCGGAAAAGGAAAATCCGGCGAATCCTGCAGCCGGCATGGGCGGCATGGGCGGCATGATGTAA
- a CDS encoding menaquinone biosynthetic enzyme MqnA/MqnD family protein → MREPRLGHIHFINCLPLTYAFDIGGYGQGFTIVRDMPARLNGMVVAGELDASPVSSIVYAQQPDELRILPDVSISAEGALQSILLVAKRPISALDGQAVALTAKSATSHRMLKIILAKAYHIAPRYFISPLTLAEGVLQQAEAVLFIGDDALEAFHHRHPDYWYYDLGDEWRKLTGQGMVYALWVVNADFAAKRPAALQQIHRTVTGGFAYGLAHLRLAARMMAGRTPFTAEQIYEYINLLNYGFTERHRQALLTYYGLAYDLGLIARIPELRFAEVIL, encoded by the coding sequence ATGAGAGAGCCGCGCTTGGGGCATATTCACTTTATTAATTGTCTGCCGCTAACCTATGCTTTTGATATCGGCGGCTATGGCCAGGGTTTTACCATTGTCCGGGATATGCCCGCCCGGCTCAACGGTATGGTCGTCGCCGGCGAACTGGACGCCAGTCCGGTATCGTCGATTGTTTATGCCCAGCAGCCGGACGAGCTGCGTATCCTCCCCGATGTGTCCATCAGCGCCGAGGGGGCGCTGCAAAGCATCTTGCTTGTCGCCAAGCGGCCAATCAGCGCGCTGGACGGGCAGGCGGTGGCGCTTACGGCCAAATCAGCTACCTCTCACCGGATGCTGAAAATTATCCTGGCTAAAGCCTACCATATTGCGCCGCGCTATTTTATCAGCCCGCTGACGTTGGCCGAAGGGGTGCTCCAGCAAGCCGAAGCGGTGCTGTTTATTGGCGACGACGCCCTGGAAGCTTTTCACCACCGCCATCCTGACTACTGGTACTATGACCTGGGGGACGAATGGCGCAAACTGACGGGACAGGGGATGGTCTACGCCCTGTGGGTGGTTAACGCTGATTTTGCGGCCAAACGTCCCGCGGCATTGCAGCAGATCCACCGGACAGTGACCGGCGGTTTCGCATACGGTTTGGCGCACTTGCGCCTGGCGGCCAGGATGATGGCCGGCCGGACACCCTTTACGGCCGAACAAATTTACGAATACATAAACCTTTTAAATTATGGATTTACCGAACGTCACCGGCAGGCCCTGCTTACCTATTATGGCCTGGCCTATGATTTGGGGCTGATTGCCCGCATTCCCGAACTTCGATTTGCGGAGGTAATACTGTGA
- the pdaB gene encoding polysaccharide deacetylase family sporulation protein PdaB, whose translation MIVNLRRLMGHRHLFFGIIGIFAISTLYVQVANVIAGGPIAIAGTNTDHKVVALTFDHSWGNKFTPSILDTLKRHNVKVTFFIMGPWAKKYPEVARQMVADGHEIASHGYRHENYGDMTPEWVKEDILKAHALIKEVTGVDPTLIRPPNGHYSQRSLKVTDELGYKTIIWNVDSLDWKNPGRDVIIERVMKRLKPGAIILMHASDTPVQTAEALPILLEKIKAEGYQIVTVSELLSKYSEKGIQRH comes from the coding sequence ATGATTGTTAACTTGCGGCGGCTTATGGGGCACCGGCACTTGTTTTTTGGAATTATCGGCATTTTCGCCATTAGTACCCTCTACGTTCAGGTCGCCAATGTTATCGCTGGCGGCCCCATAGCCATTGCCGGTACCAATACCGATCATAAAGTTGTCGCGTTGACTTTCGACCATTCGTGGGGTAATAAATTCACGCCGTCCATTCTGGACACGTTAAAGCGTCATAACGTGAAAGTGACCTTTTTCATTATGGGACCATGGGCGAAAAAGTATCCCGAAGTTGCCCGCCAGATGGTGGCCGACGGCCATGAAATCGCAAGTCACGGTTACCGTCACGAAAATTACGGCGATATGACGCCCGAATGGGTAAAAGAAGACATTCTAAAAGCCCATGCGCTAATTAAGGAAGTAACAGGGGTTGACCCGACCCTGATCCGTCCGCCGAATGGGCACTATAGCCAGCGGTCGCTCAAGGTTACGGACGAACTAGGCTATAAGACCATTATCTGGAACGTGGACTCGCTGGATTGGAAAAATCCCGGCCGGGATGTAATTATCGAGCGGGTTATGAAGCGGTTAAAGCCAGGGGCGATTATACTGATGCACGCATCTGATACGCCCGTACAGACCGCCGAGGCGCTGCCCATCCTGCTAGAAAAAATTAAGGCCGAAGGCTATCAAATCGTGACCGTAAGTGAGCTTCTGAGCAAATACAGTGAAAAAGGAATTCAGCGGCACTAA
- the mqnC gene encoding cyclic dehypoxanthinyl futalosine synthase: MSAPLTPAEGLELLAHGDILALGRAADSVRRRLHPGNIVTFIIDRNINYTNVCQSECRFCAFYRRAGHPQAYLLDNEAILVKVRETLDAGGTQIMLQGGLHPELGIEYYTNLLTLIKKHYNITIHSFSPAEVLHMARQSGLPVADVLRRLKAAGLDSLPGGGAEILVDAVRRRVSPQKISANDWLMVMREAHRAGLATTATMVIGMGETYQQRIEHFDKVRRLQAETGGFRAFIMWSYQPGNTALGGEKTSAWDYLRTLAVARLYLDNFRHIQGSWVTQGQEIGQLTLAFGANDLGSIMLEENVVKAAGTSYEMSREKMIALIRAAGYRPAQRDTAYNILRVFDS; this comes from the coding sequence GTGAGCGCTCCTTTGACGCCGGCGGAAGGCCTGGAACTTCTGGCCCACGGCGACATTTTGGCCTTGGGACGGGCGGCGGACAGCGTTCGTCGGCGCCTGCACCCGGGCAACATCGTTACCTTTATCATTGACCGCAATATTAACTATACCAATGTCTGTCAGAGTGAATGCCGGTTTTGCGCTTTCTACCGCCGCGCCGGCCACCCGCAGGCCTATCTTTTGGACAATGAGGCCATTTTGGTTAAAGTACGGGAAACGCTGGATGCGGGCGGCACGCAGATCATGCTGCAGGGCGGACTGCATCCAGAGCTCGGCATCGAATATTATACCAACCTGTTAACGTTAATTAAAAAACACTACAATATTACCATTCATTCTTTTTCGCCGGCGGAAGTTCTGCATATGGCGCGGCAGTCAGGCTTGCCGGTAGCCGATGTCCTCCGGCGGCTAAAGGCGGCCGGGCTGGATTCCCTGCCGGGCGGGGGGGCGGAAATTTTGGTCGATGCCGTGCGGCGGCGGGTCAGTCCGCAAAAAATCAGCGCCAACGATTGGCTGATGGTCATGCGGGAGGCGCACCGGGCCGGCCTCGCCACGACAGCCACCATGGTTATCGGTATGGGGGAAACTTACCAGCAGCGCATTGAGCACTTTGACAAGGTGCGCCGTCTCCAGGCGGAAACGGGTGGCTTCCGCGCCTTTATTATGTGGTCGTATCAGCCAGGCAACACCGCTCTCGGCGGGGAAAAGACATCGGCCTGGGATTATCTGCGCACGCTGGCGGTGGCTCGGCTGTACCTGGATAATTTCCGGCATATCCAAGGCTCCTGGGTGACGCAGGGCCAGGAAATCGGCCAGTTGACGCTGGCCTTCGGCGCTAATGATTTGGGCAGTATTATGCTGGAAGAAAACGTGGTCAAGGCGGCAGGGACGTCGTACGAAATGTCCCGCGAAAAAATGATTGCCCTCATCCGGGCGGCCGGGTACAGACCGGCCCAGCGCGATACGGCGTACAACATTTTGCGCGTATTCGACTCATAG
- a CDS encoding sensor histidine kinase yields the protein MVSEICRKITVLNADQIAVLEQAGSVLGLASDLAYAQVTVYTWARDANYLVIVAQAKPNTCLIRYKPNLLGATVPAVEEPLVWRTLTSGESISGEREWALGADVLDMRTFPLRDDAGKIIAAVSFESSAEETAAGTTSALIETAYLLLTATPTPVASDGYRPLSARDGIIIADERGRIIFANAAAGSIYKVLGVGRLIGRRIYDRLVNLRVAQQAAATGQLRETELEISNMVIVQRAIPIIHGGEVVRIIVIVADVTELKKKEKELLIKSAVIQEIHHRVKNNLQTIASLLRLQARRTPSAAVKAALRESVNRILSISVVHEFLSQQDTEVIDIAEVTKNILDLVIQNMLEPDFNIQTVFNAQQVVLASEQATSLALVINELIQNALEHGFVGRREGLIGVDIAARDDSYQIEIYDNGIGLPPGFNVQTTGSLGLQIVRTLVETDLGGTFQLFSNNGTHARITIPRMREEGL from the coding sequence ATGGTCAGTGAAATCTGCCGCAAGATAACCGTCTTGAATGCTGACCAAATTGCCGTCCTGGAACAGGCTGGCAGCGTCCTTGGCTTGGCCAGCGACCTGGCTTACGCCCAGGTAACGGTCTATACCTGGGCCCGCGATGCCAATTATCTGGTGATTGTGGCCCAGGCCAAGCCTAATACCTGCCTGATCCGGTACAAACCCAACCTGCTGGGGGCGACCGTGCCGGCGGTGGAAGAACCGCTTGTCTGGCGCACGCTTACTTCCGGCGAGAGTATTTCCGGCGAGCGGGAATGGGCGTTGGGCGCGGACGTGTTGGATATGCGGACTTTTCCCCTGCGCGACGATGCTGGCAAGATAATTGCGGCGGTAAGTTTTGAAAGCAGTGCCGAGGAGACGGCGGCGGGAACCACCAGCGCCTTAATCGAGACAGCCTACCTCTTGCTTACGGCTACGCCGACCCCGGTCGCCAGCGACGGCTACCGCCCCTTGTCAGCGCGTGACGGCATTATCATTGCCGATGAGCGTGGCCGAATTATTTTCGCCAATGCCGCCGCTGGCAGCATATATAAGGTATTAGGCGTAGGACGGCTAATCGGCCGGCGTATTTACGACCGGCTCGTTAATCTCCGTGTCGCCCAACAGGCAGCGGCCACCGGCCAACTTCGCGAAACGGAACTTGAAATCAGCAATATGGTTATCGTGCAACGGGCTATTCCTATCATACATGGCGGCGAGGTTGTCCGCATCATCGTCATTGTTGCCGATGTTACCGAACTAAAGAAAAAAGAAAAAGAACTGCTTATTAAATCGGCCGTTATTCAAGAAATCCACCACAGAGTAAAGAATAATCTGCAGACTATTGCCAGCCTGCTCCGGCTGCAGGCGCGGCGTACACCTTCGGCCGCCGTCAAGGCTGCTTTGCGCGAAAGTGTAAATCGCATTTTGAGTATTTCCGTGGTCCATGAGTTTCTGTCCCAGCAGGACACGGAAGTTATTGACATTGCGGAAGTGACTAAGAATATTCTGGATCTGGTCATTCAAAATATGCTGGAGCCTGATTTTAATATCCAGACCGTTTTCAATGCCCAACAGGTTGTACTGGCATCAGAGCAGGCTACCAGTTTGGCCTTAGTCATTAACGAACTCATTCAAAATGCCCTGGAGCATGGGTTTGTCGGGCGGCGTGAGGGGCTAATCGGCGTGGACATCGCGGCCCGGGATGACAGCTATCAAATTGAAATATATGATAACGGTATTGGTCTTCCGCCCGGGTTTAATGTGCAAACTACCGGCAGTCTGGGCCTGCAGATTGTCCGCACCCTGGTGGAGACCGACCTCGGCGGCACCTTTCAATTATTTTCCAATAACGGGACCCATGCCCGGATTACGATACCCAGGATGAGGGAGGAAGGATTATGA
- the guaA gene encoding glutamine-hydrolyzing GMP synthase, translated as MEFNGKEQVLVMDFGGQYSQLIARRIRECGVYCEIVPFNTPVMEIRQRQPRGIVFSGGPSSVYSEGAPKCDPHIFTMGIPVLGICYGMQLTAHLLGGEVAHATSREYGNTRLYIDDNSGLFAQIDRETQVWMSHSDYIATPPAGFAVTAHTNSTPVAAMADPVRRIYGVQFHPEVVHTPEGLKMLRNFLFDICGCRGDWNMGSFVDQAVKAIRRQVGDKRVLCALSGGVDSSVAAVLVHKAVGDQLTCVFVNHGLLRKGEAEQVVKTFRDGFHINLVYVDASERFLNRLRGVTDPEQKRKIIGEEFIRVFEDEARKLGDIEFLVQGTLYPDVIESGTATAAVIKSHHNVGGLPEDMQFKLVEPLRDLFKDEVRVLARELNLPEDIVWRQPFPGPGLAIRIIGEVTEERLEILREADAIVHQEIKIAGLYRKVWQSFAVLPAMKSVGVMGDERTYAYTVGLRVVSSEDGMTADWVRLPYEVLDIISRRIVNEVKGVNRVVYDITSKPPSTIEWE; from the coding sequence ATGGAGTTTAATGGAAAAGAACAGGTCCTGGTGATGGACTTTGGCGGACAATACAGCCAGCTTATCGCCCGCCGCATCCGGGAGTGCGGCGTATACTGCGAGATTGTTCCCTTTAATACCCCGGTAATGGAGATTCGCCAGCGGCAGCCGCGGGGTATCGTCTTTTCCGGTGGTCCCTCCAGCGTGTACAGTGAAGGGGCGCCAAAATGCGATCCCCATATCTTTACCATGGGGATTCCCGTTTTGGGCATCTGCTATGGCATGCAATTGACCGCCCATTTGCTGGGGGGCGAGGTCGCCCATGCCACATCCCGCGAATATGGCAATACTCGTCTATATATTGACGACAACAGCGGTCTTTTTGCCCAAATTGACCGTGAAACGCAGGTGTGGATGAGCCACAGCGACTATATCGCTACTCCGCCCGCCGGGTTTGCCGTGACCGCTCATACTAACAGTACGCCGGTGGCAGCCATGGCCGATCCGGTAAGGCGCATCTATGGCGTCCAGTTCCACCCGGAAGTGGTCCATACGCCTGAAGGCCTGAAGATGCTGCGCAATTTCCTGTTTGATATCTGCGGCTGCCGCGGCGACTGGAACATGGGTTCCTTTGTCGACCAGGCGGTGAAAGCTATTCGCCGGCAGGTAGGCGATAAGCGGGTGCTGTGCGCCCTGAGCGGAGGTGTCGATTCATCGGTAGCCGCCGTGCTGGTCCATAAAGCCGTAGGCGACCAGTTAACCTGCGTCTTTGTCAACCACGGTTTGCTGCGCAAGGGGGAGGCCGAGCAGGTAGTTAAAACCTTCCGCGACGGTTTTCATATCAACTTAGTCTATGTGGATGCCAGCGAGCGTTTCTTAAACCGCCTGCGCGGCGTCACCGACCCGGAACAAAAGCGCAAAATCATTGGGGAAGAATTTATTCGCGTGTTTGAAGACGAAGCGCGTAAGCTGGGCGATATTGAGTTTTTGGTGCAGGGCACGCTTTATCCCGATGTCATTGAGAGCGGAACAGCCACGGCGGCGGTCATCAAGAGCCACCACAACGTGGGCGGTCTGCCCGAAGATATGCAGTTCAAATTGGTCGAGCCATTGCGGGACCTCTTCAAGGACGAGGTTCGCGTCTTGGCCCGGGAACTGAACTTGCCGGAGGATATCGTCTGGCGGCAGCCATTTCCTGGTCCTGGTCTTGCTATCCGGATTATCGGCGAAGTCACAGAGGAACGGCTTGAGATTTTGCGGGAAGCTGACGCCATTGTCCATCAGGAAATCAAGATTGCCGGCCTTTACCGCAAGGTATGGCAGTCGTTTGCCGTCCTGCCGGCCATGAAGAGCGTCGGCGTCATGGGCGATGAGCGCACCTACGCGTATACGGTTGGTCTTCGCGTCGTGTCCAGCGAGGATGGCATGACGGCCGACTGGGTGCGTCTGCCCTATGAAGTATTGGATATTATTTCCCGCCGCATTGTCAACGAGGTGAAAGGCGTCAACCGCGTTGTCTATGATATTACGTCTAAGCCACCGTCCACCATCGAATGGGAGTAA
- a CDS encoding MTAP family purine nucleoside phosphorylase — protein MNLLKTDFAVIGGSGTLASDFPLGAGDPGVKILADDLFFDTPYGMSPPFRLFSLDDRQVLTCKMHGWRSGTSRADASRQVFWVLREAGVKRIIAEGGVGSVNYLLDPRDVVIPDDYIDLSLRKDVGLEGKYLLVMRDALCPEIRSALAAAARARYGGRIFTRGVYAVTEGRHFESPAEIRMLRGHADIVGQSLCPEVYLAREIGACYAGLYFVVNYGEGVVKDWSHQELKAIFYNDAPLISRILLDAIRRLAPAGVCQCRDLRKETLLKGVYSPADNMI, from the coding sequence ATGAACCTGCTTAAAACCGATTTTGCCGTTATTGGCGGTTCAGGCACGCTGGCCAGTGATTTTCCCCTGGGGGCTGGCGATCCAGGGGTTAAAATTTTAGCCGATGATTTGTTTTTTGATACGCCCTATGGCATGAGTCCGCCCTTTCGTCTGTTCAGTCTTGATGACAGGCAGGTGCTGACCTGCAAAATGCACGGCTGGCGCAGCGGCACAAGCCGTGCCGACGCTTCCCGGCAGGTTTTTTGGGTGCTGCGGGAAGCGGGCGTCAAACGGATTATCGCCGAAGGGGGCGTGGGGTCGGTCAATTACCTGCTCGACCCCCGTGACGTGGTTATCCCCGATGATTACATCGATCTTTCCTTGCGTAAGGACGTGGGCTTAGAGGGAAAATATCTACTGGTGATGCGCGACGCCTTATGCCCGGAAATTCGTAGCGCCCTTGCCGCCGCCGCCCGCGCGCGCTACGGGGGCCGCATTTTTACCCGGGGCGTCTATGCCGTCACCGAAGGGCGCCACTTCGAAAGTCCGGCGGAAATCAGAATGCTGCGCGGCCACGCCGACATTGTCGGTCAAAGCCTGTGCCCGGAAGTTTATCTGGCCCGGGAAATTGGCGCCTGTTATGCCGGTCTCTATTTCGTGGTCAATTATGGCGAGGGTGTGGTCAAAGACTGGTCCCATCAAGAGTTAAAAGCTATTTTTTATAATGATGCGCCCCTTATCAGCCGTATTTTGCTGGACGCTATCCGCCGTTTAGCGCCTGCCGGCGTCTGTCAGTGCCGGGACCTCAGAAAAGAGACGCTGCTGAAAGGTGTTTACAGTCCGGCCGATAATATGATATAG
- the groES gene encoding co-chaperone GroES, producing MIKPLGDRVVIKALEREEKTKSGILLPDTAKEKPQEGKVIAVGTGKMLENGTRVPLDVKEGDKVIFSKYAGTEVKIDGEEYLILSERDILAIVQ from the coding sequence ATGATTAAGCCGTTAGGCGACAGAGTAGTCATTAAGGCACTGGAAAGGGAAGAAAAAACCAAGAGCGGCATTCTGCTGCCCGACACCGCGAAGGAGAAGCCCCAAGAAGGCAAAGTTATCGCCGTTGGTACCGGCAAAATGCTGGAAAACGGTACGCGCGTTCCGCTGGACGTTAAAGAGGGCGATAAAGTTATCTTCTCCAAATACGCCGGTACGGAAGTTAAAATCGACGGTGAAGAGTACCTCATTCTGAGCGAAAGAGATATTCTGGCCATCGTACAATAA